A stretch of the Verrucomicrobiota bacterium genome encodes the following:
- the ilvD gene encoding dihydroxy-acid dehydratase, with amino-acid sequence MRKSARKPTASLRAFSSVVVDGPERAASRAMLHAVGFTRDDFKKPQVGVASTWSMVTPCNMHIDQLAVSVAQGVNEAGGKAVVFNTITISDGISMGSEGMKYSLVSREVIADSIETVVGCEGFDGVVAIGGCDKNMPGCVMGLARLNRPGIFVYGGTILPGDYRGTPADIVTVFEAVGKHAAGKVSDAELQEIEEVSVPGAGSCGGMYTANTMASAIEALGMSLPNSSAQAAVSQDKTRDCEAAGAAVLNLLKLGIRPRDIMTKKAFENAITLVIALGGSTNAVLHLIAMAHTAGVKLTIDDFTRIGKRVPVLADLKPSGKYVMAELVKIGGTVPLMKMLLDRGLMHGDCLTVTGRTMAENLKSAPKYPAGQDVVRGFDHPIKAESHLVVFRGNLCPTGAVGKISGKEGLQFAGRAICFNSEELALKAILDGTVKAGHVIVIRYEGPRGGPGMREMLSPTSAIMGKGLGKDVALITDGRFSGGSHGFVVGHVTPEAYEGGPLAIVKTGDTIVFDAAKREITLGIAKAEMDRRLRLWKQPKPRYTRGVLAKYAATVRPASEGAVTDAALEV; translated from the coding sequence CGCGTTTTCATCCGTTGTCGTGGACGGCCCCGAGCGCGCCGCGAGCCGCGCGATGCTGCACGCCGTCGGCTTCACGCGCGACGACTTCAAGAAGCCGCAGGTCGGCGTCGCGTCCACGTGGAGCATGGTCACGCCGTGCAACATGCACATTGACCAGCTCGCCGTGAGCGTCGCGCAGGGCGTCAACGAGGCCGGCGGCAAGGCGGTCGTCTTCAACACCATCACCATCAGCGACGGCATCTCGATGGGCAGCGAAGGGATGAAGTATTCGCTCGTGTCGCGCGAGGTCATCGCGGACTCCATCGAGACGGTTGTCGGCTGCGAGGGCTTTGACGGCGTGGTGGCCATCGGCGGTTGCGACAAGAACATGCCCGGTTGCGTGATGGGGCTCGCCCGGCTCAACCGCCCCGGAATCTTCGTCTATGGCGGCACGATCCTGCCGGGCGATTATCGCGGCACGCCCGCGGACATTGTCACCGTGTTCGAAGCCGTCGGCAAACACGCCGCCGGCAAGGTGAGCGACGCGGAGTTGCAGGAAATCGAGGAAGTGTCCGTTCCCGGCGCGGGCTCGTGCGGCGGGATGTATACGGCCAACACGATGGCCAGCGCGATCGAGGCGCTCGGCATGAGCCTGCCCAACTCCAGCGCGCAGGCCGCGGTGTCGCAGGACAAGACGCGCGATTGCGAGGCGGCCGGCGCCGCCGTGCTCAACCTGCTCAAGCTCGGCATCCGCCCGCGCGACATCATGACGAAGAAGGCCTTCGAGAACGCGATCACGCTCGTCATCGCGCTTGGCGGCTCGACCAACGCCGTGCTGCACCTCATCGCGATGGCGCACACCGCCGGCGTGAAGCTGACGATTGACGACTTCACCCGCATCGGCAAACGCGTGCCCGTCCTCGCCGACCTCAAGCCCAGCGGCAAATACGTCATGGCCGAACTCGTGAAGATTGGCGGCACCGTGCCGCTGATGAAGATGCTGCTCGACCGCGGCCTCATGCACGGCGACTGCCTCACCGTCACGGGCAGGACGATGGCGGAGAATCTGAAGAGCGCGCCCAAGTATCCCGCCGGGCAGGACGTCGTCCGCGGCTTCGATCATCCCATCAAAGCGGAAAGCCACCTCGTCGTCTTCCGAGGCAACCTCTGCCCGACGGGCGCCGTGGGAAAGATCAGCGGCAAGGAAGGTTTGCAGTTCGCCGGCCGCGCGATCTGTTTCAACAGCGAGGAACTCGCGCTCAAGGCCATCCTCGACGGCACGGTGAAGGCCGGGCACGTCATCGTCATCCGTTACGAAGGCCCGCGCGGCGGACCCGGCATGCGCGAGATGCTCTCGCCGACTTCCGCCATCATGGGCAAGGGCCTCGGCAAGGACGTCGCGCTCATCACGGACGGACGCTTCAGCGGCGGCTCGCACGGATTCGTCGTCGGCCACGTCACACCCGAGGCCTACGAAGGCGGTCCGCTCGCAATCGTGAAAACCGGCGACACGATCGTCTTCGACGCGGCGAAGCGCGAGATCACGCTCGGCATAGCGAAGGCTGAGATGGACCGCCGGTTGCGCCTTTGGAAGCAGCCCAAGCCGCGCTACACGCGCGGCGTGCTCGCCAAATATGCCGCCACTGTCCGCCCAGCCAGCGAAGGCGCCGTGACAGATGCTGCGTTGGAAGTTTAG